Genomic segment of Candidatus Bathyarchaeia archaeon:
ACGCGCATATGTGGCTGAGGCAGCTTACGCCGAAGACCGAGAAGGACAGCCGGATCTGGGCTGGGATAATATTCGCCGAGAACTTCATACATGCAATATTCCTATTCTTGGCGATGCTTGCGATAGCCTTGGCCTTCCCGGGCATAAAGGTGCCGGATCTGGCCTTTCTCCAAACCATTGAGAAGATCAGCCCGATCTTTTACGCCATATTGCTGGCGGCCGTTTCAGCGGCCATCTTCTCCACGATAGATAGCCAAGTCCATATATTGGGCCTGATAGTGACCCACGACTTCATAGAGAGGAGCGGGAAGGTGATGACCGATCGCCAATTCATATGGGCCAACCGCTTGACCGTCTTGATCGCGATGGCCGCTGGCTATATATTGGCGATGGTCTATCCAGGACCGTTGGGTATTCTGGGGATGTATCCCGCCGCTATAGGATTCATGCTATATCCCCCAGTCTTGGCAATGCTGACTGGCCAGAGATGGGTGACGAAGGAGGGCGTCGTTGCGGGATTGATCGCCGGCGGCGCCGCGGCGGTGCTGTTCGGGCCCGGGCCGTACGCGAACCCATTCCACATACACTTCGGCGTTTGGGCCTTGGTAGCCAATGCGGTGGTCATGTGCATCGTTAGCCTCTTCACTAAGACGAGGCCTCCGGAGGAGGCCGTTAGAGCCGTCATAGAAGCGGGCTGGTAGCTTCCAACGACTTATCCCCCCTCTTTTTATTTCTCTAGCGGATTCCAGACATCCTTTAAGAAATCGTCCCCTCCTAAGAATAACTTCCGGCAAAATCCTATTGAGCGCTGTTTTCCCTTATTACTAAAACAACTCCCTTGCGGCCTCGACCACTTCCGAAGGCCTCTCTATGACCGTGGCCCCGGCCCTCTTGAGGGCATCGATCTTGCTCTCCGCGGTCCCCCTGCCCCCCTCTATTATCGCCCCGGCATGACCCATCCTCTTCCCCGGCACAGCCCCCCTCCCGGCTATGAAGGCCAAGACGGGCTTATCGAAAGACTCCCTTATGTAATCGGCGGCCTCCTCCTCGATCCTTCTCCCTATCTCCCCAACAAGGACAACGCCCTTCGTTTCCCCATCCTCTTGGAAGAGCTTCAAGGCATCGACGAAGGTTATGCCCGTTACCCTATCCCCGCCTATGCCCAAGCAAGTGCTTTGGCCCATCCCCGCCTCGGTTAGGTTCGCGGCTATCTCATAGGCTAGCGTAGCGCTCCTAGCCACTATGCCTATATTTCCCCTCTTGTAGAGGTTCCCGGGCATTATCCCCAACTTCGTCCTGCCGGGCGTTATTATGCCGGGCGTGTTGGGCCCTATGAGGACCGCCCCCTTTGCATCGGCGAGTGCCTTCATCCGCATGGCGTCGTGGATCGGGATACGCTCCGTGACGACGACTATGAGCCTCAGCCCGCATTCGATGGCTTCGAAGACCGAATCCTTGGCCGCCGGGGCCGGTACGAAGACGACGGAAGCATCGGCCTCGTGCTCCTTGAGCGCCTCCTCGACCGAATCGTAAACGGGGACCCCATGGACCTCCTGCCCGCCCCTTCCGGGCGTTACGCCGGCCACGATCCTCGTTCCATAATCGAGCATAAGCTTCGCTTGGGCGGAGCCGACCCGCCCCGTGATTCCTTGGATTATAACCTTGGTCCCTTCATCCGCCAGTATCGCCATCCTACACCACCCCCTTCAACTTCTCGACGATCCTTTGCGCCGCCTCCTCCGTCCTCGAGCTTTTGACAACCTCTATCCCGGCCCCCTCCAATATCCTCCAAGCCTCCTCCTCGAAATTCCCCCGTACCTTGACGACCATGGGCACATTGATGCCCCTTTCCTTCACGAAGTCCACTATGCCCTTGGCCCCTTCGACTATGGGGTTTATGCCCCCGTATAAGTTCACCAATAGGGCCCTGACCCTCGGATTCCGGAAAACCAGATCTAGACAATTTTTCATGTGCTCATAGGTGATCCTCCCTCCGGTATCCAAGAAGTTGGCCGGCCTGCCGCCGTATGACCTTAGTACGTCCACAGTGGCCGTGGCCAAGCCCGCCCCGCTGCCTATGACCCCTATATCGCCATCGAGCCTCACATAGGGTATCCCGAGGCGGAAGGCCAATCGCTCGATCTCGTCCTCGATCCTCCCCTCGGCCCTTTCCTTAAGCTCGGGATGCCTATCGAGCGCATCATCGTCTATGATCATGACCGAACCGATGGCGCATAGGTTGCCGGTCTTCGTCAAGGCCAATGGGTTGACCTCCACTATCGTGGCATCGTAATCAACGAAGGCTTGGTAAAGCGCGCATAATATCCTACCTACCTCGACCATCGTTTGACCGGAGAGCCCCATGGCCTTCGCTATTCGTCGCGCCTCGTACCCCCTAAGGCCCCTCAAAGGATCTATCGTTTCCCTGACTATCTTCTCCGGATGCTCCATGGCCAGCTCCTCTATCTCCACCCCGCCCTCCGATGATGCGAGGATTATCGGCCTCCCGGCGGAGTCGTCTATGGTTATGCTGAGGAACAGCTCCTTAGCGGCATCCACGAATTCCTCAACGAGGATCCGCTCGACCCTTTGGCCATGGACCTCCATGCCGAGCAATTCCCTCGAGAGCTCCATCGCCTCCTCGAGGCTTCTAGCTACCTTGACGCCGCCCGCCTTCCCCCTCCTTCCGACGGTGACCTGAGCCTTTAACACGACCGGCGGCGGGATCGACCTCAGGGCGGCCTCAACCTCCTCCGGCGAGGACGCGGGCTCCCCCTTTGGGATGGGTATCCCGTGCTTGGCGAGCAGGGGCTTGGATTCAAATTCGAATAGGCGCATCCTTCTCACGCGCTCCTGAGGCCCTTCGAGAATTCGAAGCCCTCCCTAAGGGCGGCCAAGTTGATCCCCTCGGTGCCCCTCGGGGCGCCATCCCTGACGGAGGCCTCCATCGCCTCCCTGCTCACGGCGCCGGTGAGCCCAACCAGGGCCCCTAGGGCCACCATTGTGGCCACTATCCTATTCCCCAACCCCTCGGCGATCTTTGTAGCTGGGATCTTGAAAAATCGGATCCCAGATCCCAGTTTGCCCTCGCGTACTAAGTCGGAATCCGCCAGCAGGATTCCATTCGGCTTCAGATCCATCGCGTATTTATCGAATGCTTGTTGGGACATCGCCAAAAGGGCATCGGGCATGATGACCAAGGGATAGTCTATCCTTTCATCCGATATAACGACCTCCGATTTGCAAGCGCCGCCCCTCGCCTCCGCCCCATAGGATTGGCTTTGCACGGCCCTCTTCCCATCGTATAGCGCGGCCGCTCTAGCCAAGAGGAGCCCGGCCAAGATTATCCCCTGCCCCCCGAACCCGGCCAACCTGATCTCGAGCCTCATCGCGCCCCCGCCCTCCTGATAAGCTCCGCGTAGGCCTCCGATAGCTCCGGCCTATCTAAGTCGGCGTATTCCCCAATTATTATTTTCCCCTCCAGCCCCTCCTTGGGCAGCTTCGAGGCCTTCTCGATCGGTATGGAATTATCCCTGAGCCACAGGAGCATCTCGGAGGGCCTCTTGAAGCCCATGGGGCGCATCAAATGGGTGGGGCATTGCGAAACGACCTCGATG
This window contains:
- the sucC gene encoding ADP-forming succinate--CoA ligase subunit beta: MRLFEFESKPLLAKHGIPIPKGEPASSPEEVEAALRSIPPPVVLKAQVTVGRRGKAGGVKVARSLEEAMELSRELLGMEVHGQRVERILVEEFVDAAKELFLSITIDDSAGRPIILASSEGGVEIEELAMEHPEKIVRETIDPLRGLRGYEARRIAKAMGLSGQTMVEVGRILCALYQAFVDYDATIVEVNPLALTKTGNLCAIGSVMIIDDDALDRHPELKERAEGRIEDEIERLAFRLGIPYVRLDGDIGVIGSGAGLATATVDVLRSYGGRPANFLDTGGRITYEHMKNCLDLVFRNPRVRALLVNLYGGINPIVEGAKGIVDFVKERGINVPMVVKVRGNFEEEAWRILEGAGIEVVKSSRTEEAAQRIVEKLKGVV
- the sucD gene encoding succinate--CoA ligase subunit alpha; the encoded protein is MAILADEGTKVIIQGITGRVGSAQAKLMLDYGTRIVAGVTPGRGGQEVHGVPVYDSVEEALKEHEADASVVFVPAPAAKDSVFEAIECGLRLIVVVTERIPIHDAMRMKALADAKGAVLIGPNTPGIITPGRTKLGIMPGNLYKRGNIGIVARSATLAYEIAANLTEAGMGQSTCLGIGGDRVTGITFVDALKLFQEDGETKGVVLVGEIGRRIEEEAADYIRESFDKPVLAFIAGRGAVPGKRMGHAGAIIEGGRGTAESKIDALKRAGATVIERPSEVVEAARELF
- a CDS encoding 2-oxoacid:acceptor oxidoreductase family protein: MRLEIRLAGFGGQGIILAGLLLARAAALYDGKRAVQSQSYGAEARGGACKSEVVISDERIDYPLVIMPDALLAMSQQAFDKYAMDLKPNGILLADSDLVREGKLGSGIRFFKIPATKIAEGLGNRIVATMVALGALVGLTGAVSREAMEASVRDGAPRGTEGINLAALREGFEFSKGLRSA